ACACAGCGGCCCCGGCTTTCGACAACGCTTCGGCGTTGCGATGCTGGTGGTCATCGGCCGCGCGCGGAAAGGGCACGAAGATGGCGGGCCGGCCGGCAGCGGCGACTTCGGCGACGGTGGAGGCGCCGGAGCGGCACAGCAGCAGGTCGGCCTCAGCGAACGCTTCCCACATGCGCTCGATAAAGCGGGAAACGACGGAGTTGGGGCCGGCGCGCTCGTAGGCCGCAAGCACGGCTTCGAAGTCGCGCTCGCCGGTCTGGTGCAGGACGCGCAGACCGGGAATGTTCCTGTTGAGCAAGGCTGCAGCTTCCATCATGACGCGATTGAGCGGCGCAGCGCCCTGGCTGCCTCCGAAAACCAGGAGCGTAGGCGATCCTGTGCCTTCGCGCGAGCCGAGGCTGAAAAATTCCTTGCGCACGGGCGTGCCGGTGATGTGGGCGTTGCGGAAGTGCCGCGCCGTCTCCGGAAACTGCACCGCCGCAGCCGTGACCCAGCGGGCTACGAGGCGGTTGGCAAAACCGGGCACGACGTTGGATTCGAAAGCAACGCACGGAATGCCGGCCATCACGGCCGCCAGCATGGCGGGACCGGAGGCATATCCGCCCACGCCCAGCACAGCCTGGGCACGGAAGCTGCGCACCAGGCGTCGCGAACGGAGGATGGCGCGCGGGAGCCCCAGGGATGTTGAAAGACGCGTGGCGAGGGTGACGTTCTTGAGGGGACCGACGTCGATCAGTTCGAGGTCAAAACCAGCGGCGGGGACCAGGCGGGTTTCGATGCCCCGGGCGGTGCCGATAAACAAGAGTTCGGCGCCGTGTTCTTCCTTGAGAACACGCGCGATAGCCAGAGCGGGGATGACGTGGCCTCCGGTGCCGCCGCCGGCGATAACGATGCGCGGGGTGTCGATTGGGTGCCGTCCCTTCGGGACTCGATTTCGTTCTCATGCTAACCCGGCACTTACGTACCGGGCTATCGAATTGCCGTCGCTTCGCGACTGACGGGTTGCGGCACCCTCCCCTTGCCGGCTCGCCTACGCTCGCGGCCGGTCGGGCGCAAGTCGTGCACATGGCTCCAGACGGCACGCCTGAAGGCGTGCCCCTCCGAAATCGAGGCTCCTTTGAGGTTTTCCGCAACCTGTGAAGTCATGCCCTGACACGAACCTCAGCCAGGATCACGGAAAGGCCGAATCAACATCAATCCGTGTGCTGGGTGATGTTGAGCAGCACACCGATGGAGGCCAGGGTGACGAACAGCGAAGACCCGCCGTAGGAAACCAGGGGCAGGGGGATACCTTTGGTGGGCATCAGGCCGAGGACCACACTGATGTTCAGGAAAGCCTGCACAGCCACCATGGCGGTGATACCGGCAGCGAGCAGGCGGGCAAAGGGCTCCGAGGCGGCGTTGGCGCAGCGAATGCCGCGGTACAGGAACACGGTGATCAGCGCCAGCAGGATGAGCGCGCCGACCAGGCCGGTTTCTTCCGCGGCCACGGCGAAAATGAAGTCGGTATGCGGCTCCGGCAGGTAGAAGAGCTTCTGCTTCCCTTCCATCAGCCCGGTGCCGAAGACTCCGCCGGCGCCCACGGCAATCAGAGACTGAATGACGTGGAAGCCGCGGCCCAGCGGGTCCGAGTATGGGTCGAGGAAGGCGAGGATGCGCTCGTAGCGCCATTTGACACGGAACACCAAGAAGTACAGGGGCACGAGCGAGGCCGCCGCGGCGATGCCGAAATAGCGCAGGCGCAGTCCGGCGAGGAAGAGAAGAACGGCGGCGATCAGGACCACGACGATGGCGGTGCCGAGATCCGGTTGCTTCACGATGAGCGCGGCGAACAGCAGGATGGGGACAGTGGCGGGCAGCAGCGTGTTGCGCCAGTCATCGAGGGCACGCAGGCGTGTTTCCAGGAACCAGGCCAAATACAGGATGAGCGCGGGCTTGGCCAGTTCCGAAGGCTGGAAGGAGAAAGCGCCCAGGCGGATCCAGCGGTGCGTGTTGGCGGTGCGATCGAGAAAAAAGACCGCAACCAACAGCAGCGTGGTGAGGCCCAACAGCGAGAACACCACCGCCGGGTGCCGCAAACGGCGGTAATCCACGTGCATGAGCGCGACCATGGCGGCCAGGCCCGCAGTGGCCCAGGCCATCTGGCGAAAGAGGAAGTGGTAGGGCGACCCGAAGCGCTCCGCGGCCATGACGGCGGAAGCGCTGAACACCATGACCAAGCCGGAGAAAACCAGCAGCAACGTGGCTGTGAACAGCGTCTTATCCACGCTGACGCGCTTAGCCATGCGCCTGGGCGCCTCCCTCACCGGGGATGGTAGCGGCGGCTGGGCCTTTGGCGCGGGCCTCCAGCGCGGCCACGGCTTCCTTGAAGACCCGGCCACGGTGCTCGTAGTTCTGGAACTGGTCGAAGCTGGCGCAGGCCGGGGCGAGCAGCACGATCTCGCCGGGTGAGGCGGCTTCGGCGGCGCGGCGAACAGCGTTTTCCAGGGTCTCGGCGCGGAGGACGTCGGCCGCCCCTGCGATCTGGCGCTCAATCTTCTCCGCGGCTGCGCCGATGGTATAGACGCGGCGGGCGCGCTCCTTTAAAAGCGGAGCGAGCACGGAGTAGTCGCTGCCCTTATCCTTGCCGCCCAGGATGATGTGGATGCCGCCGGGGAAAGACTCCAGCGCCTTGATGGCGGCATCGACGTTGGTGGCCTTGGAGTCGTTGTAGAACTCGACGCCGTTGAGCGTGGCCACGTACTCCAGGCGGTGCTCGACCGCCTTGAACTCGGAGACGGCGCTGGCCACGCGCCGCGGCTCGGCGCTCACGATGCGGCCGCAGCAGGCCGCCGCCAGCACGTTTTCCAGATTGTGCGCCCCCTTGAGGGGAATGCCGGAGACGGGCATGATCTCCTGCCGGTCGTTCTCGTCATCGCGCCACCAGATCTTGCCGTCGGCGGCCCAGGCGCCGGCTTCGACTTCGCTCTTGCGGCTGAACCAGCGCACCCGCGCGCGCGTCTTCCTGGCCAGATCGCGGCAGGTGGGGTCGTCGAAGTTAAGCACCGCGAAGTCGCTTTCCTTCTGGTTCTCGAAGATACGGGCCTTGGCCGCCACGTAGTTTTCGAAGCTACGGTGGCGGTCGAGATGGTCGGGCGAGACGTTGAGCACTACCGCGATTTCGGGATGAAAGCTGTGGATGGTCTCGAGCTGGAAGCTGGAAATCTCGAGAACAACGTAGGTGTCTGACGTGCAGTCCGCGACCAGGGAAATGGCCGGGGTTCCGATGTTGCCGCCGACCAGGGTCTCGTAGCCGCCCCAGGAGATCACTTCCCCGGTGAGGGCGGTGGTGGTGGTCTTGCCGTTGGAGCCCGTGATGGCGACGATGTGTCCGGCGAGGAAGCGCGAAGCCAGCTCGACCTCACCGATCACGGGAACCCCCAGGGCGCGGGCCTGCTCGAGTTGGGGCACGTCCACGGGCACGCCGGGACTGACCACGATGAGGTCCTGGTCGCGGAAGGTGCGCTCGCCGTGGCCGCCGGCCTCGACGGCGATGCCGGCATCGAGCAGGGCGGGGATTTCCTGGCGCAGTTCCTCCTCAGTCTTGGCGTCGCTCACGGTGACGCGCGCCCCGCGGGCCTTCAGGAACAAGGCTGAGGCCACGCCCGACTTGCCCAGGCCGACGACGAGGATGCGTTGGTTGTTAACGTCCACGTGCAGTTCTCAGTTCTCGGTTCTCAGTTCTCAGATTTCAGCCGTCCGTTTGCCAGCCACGCATCATTCTGACACGAGTCGGTGAGGTCATCGCAGCTTCAAGGTGGTCAGAGCAAAGAGTGCAAACACCAGGGAGGAGATCCAGAAACGCACGATGATCTTGGACTCCGACCAGCCCAGCAGCTCGAAATGATGGTGCAGAGGGGCCATTTTGAAGATGCGTTTCTTGCGCGTCTTGTAGGAGGCCACCTGCAGGATGACCGAGAGCGCCTCGATCACGAAGATGCCGCCAATAAAGGGCAGCAACAGCTCCTGCTTGATGAGTACCGCCACGGTGCCGATGGCGCCGCCCAGGGCGAGCGAGCCCACGTCGCCCATGAAGATCTCCGCCGGGTGGGCGTTGTACCAGAGGAAGCCGATACAGGCGCCGACCATGGCACCGCAGAAGATGGTGAGCTCGTGAATCTGCGGGATGCGCTGCAGCTCCAAGTAGCTGGCAAAGACGGCGTGCCCGCTCACATAGCTCAGGACCGCCAGGGCGCCGGCGGCAATCACGCTGCAACCGATGGCCAGGCCGTCGAGGCCGTCGGTGAGGTTGACGGCGTTCGAGGAGCCGACGATGACCAGCGCCACAAAAGCGATGAAGGGGAGGTAAGCCAGCGGCCACAGGTGCGGGTCGGAAAGCAGCGGGGGAATGGCCATGTCCGGGCGCAGGTTCTTGAAGAAGGGCACCAGCAGCACCGTGGAGTACTCGCCGCGTGCACGCAGAAGAACCAGAGCGACCGCGACCATCACGCTGACCAGGATCTGCAGGGTGAGCTTGGTGCGGCCGGTCAGTCCCAGATTGCGGTGATGGACGACCTTCAGATAATCATCGGCAAAGCCGATGGCGGCGAAGGCCAGCGTGGCGACGACGGCGATCCAGATGAACTTGTTGCTGAGATCGGCCCACAGGAGCGTGGGCACGACTACCGCAATGGTGATGAGCACGCCGCCCATGGTGGGCGTACCCGCCTTCTTCTGATGGGCCTGGGGACCCTCTTCGCGGATGTACTGGCCGATCTGAAACTGGCGCAGGCGGCGGATGACGGCCGGGCCGATGATGAGCGTGATGGCCAGCGCCGTCAGACTGGCGAACGCGGTGCGAAACGTGAGGTAACGGAAAAGGCGGAAGGGCGAGAAGTATTCGAACAGTTGCTGGTAGAGCAGCCAGTAGAGCAATCAAGACCCCGTTTCTCGTTTCTCGTTTCGCGTTTCGCGTTTCTCGTGTCTCGTGGTTGGTTTTTCGAGAAACGAAAAACGAGAAACCTTCAACCTGTTGTCGCAGCCGCTTCGCGGCGTGCTTGCCAGACTTCCAGCGCTTTCTCCAGACGCACCCCGCGGGAGGCCTTCAGCAGCACGACATCGCCTGCGACGACCTCGCGAGCCAGCCACTCACCCGCCTCTTCGGGAGTGGTCAGGAAGCTGGCTTCGACGCCGGCGGCGCGGGCGCCTGCGACGATATGTTCGGCGTTCCCGCGCACGCCGATCAGCACATCGATGCCGGCCTGGGCCAGATGCGCGCCGCAGCGGCGATGCAGTTCCGCCGCCGAAGATCCGAGCTCGAGCATCTCTCCCGCCACCACGATGCGCCGGCGGGCGGAAATGCCGGCCAGCGTATCCACCATCGCGTCCAGCGCACGCGGGTTGGAATTGTAGCAATCGTTGACCACGGTGGCCCCGGCGAGCTCCAGCACCTGGCCGCGCTTTTCGCCCGCCTGCAGGGAGGCTAGAGCTCGGGCGATATCGTCGAGCGGGATGCCGCGCTCCAGCGCCACAGCCACCGCGGCCAGAGCGTTGTAGATGCTGTGACGGCCGAGCAACGGCAGGGAGGCGGAACAACGCGCGCCGCCGGCTACGACCTCGAAACGGCTGCCGCGCAGGCCGAGGTCTTCCACGGCTTCCGCGCGGACATCGGCGGGATGGTTAAGCGCGAAGGTCACGACGCGGCCAGCGAAGTCACGGCCGAAGCGGGAGACGTATTCATCGTCGGCGTTGAGCACAGCCACACCGCTCGCGGGCAGGGATTCGATGAGCTCGTACTTGGCGCGCGCGATCTCGGCCACGGAAGCGAAGAATCCCAGGTGCACGGGCGCGACGTTGGTGACGACTCCCAGATCGGGGCGAGAGATGCGCCCCAAGGCCGCGATCTCGCCTCGATGCGACATCGCCAGCTCGACCACGGCGACCTGGTGCTCCGGCTCCAGGCGGAGCAACTGCAGCGGCAGGCCGAAATGGTTGTTCAGATTGCCCTCCGACTTCATCACGCGAAACTTAAGGGAAAGCAGGGCTGCGATAGCTTCCTTGGTGGTGGTCTTGCCGGTCGAACCGGTGACGGCCACCAGTGGGCCGCCCCAGGTGCGACGCGCGGAGGCGGCCAGGGCCTGCAGGGCAGCCAACGTGTCTTCCACCACCAGTAGGCGGGAACGGGCGCTGAACTCCGAAACCTTGGCACGGCTGACGACGGCGGCCACGGCTCCTGCCGCGAGCGCCTGAGCGACGAAATCGTGGCCGTCGAGCCGCTCGCCCTTGACCGCGAAGAACAGTTCGCCCGGCTTGACGGTGCGGGAATCGATGGAGTAGCCCTCGGCAACGGCGGCGGGATCGAATTCTCCGGTCGCCGCCGTGAACTCCGCCACGCGCTGGAGGGAAAGCTTCATGGGCGGCCTCCGGCAGCAGTGGCCTCCATGCCCTGCGGCGCGAAACCGGCGGCGTGCAGCGCTTCGCGGGCGACTTCGACATCGTCGAAGGGAAGGCTGCCGGCGGCGCTTACCTGCACGCGCTCGTGGCCCTTGCCGGCGATGAGCACGATGTCACCGGGCCGGGCCTCAGCGAGGGCGCGCGCGATGGCGCGGCGGCGGTCGGGCTCCACGACGTGGCGCGTGCCGGTCTTCTGCAGGCCGACCAGGGCGTCGTTGATGATGGCCAGCGGGTCTTCGCTGCGTGGATTGTCCGACGTGAGGATGACGAAATCGCTGCCCCGTCCGGCTGCCTCCCCCATGAGCGGCCGCTTCGTGCGGTCGCGATCGCCGCCGCAACCGAAGAGGGTGATGACGCGTCCGGTGCGGCCTTCCCGGGTGACGAAGGAGCGGGCGAGGGAGGTGAGGTTGCGCAGGGCGTCGTCGGTGTGGGCGTAGTCCACGACGACGGCGAAGGGCTGGCCGCAGTCCACGGATTCGAAGCGGCCCGGCACGCGGCGCACCGCGGCCGCGCCGCGACGGACGGCCTCAAGCGAGCACCCGCGGGCGATCGCCGCCGCAGCCGCCGCCAGGATGTTGTACACGTTGACGCGGCCGATCAGACTGGAAGTCACGGCTACATCGCCGCGGGGCGTGCTGAGGACGAATGCCGTCCCCTGCGGACGCAGTTCGATCCGCATGGCGCGGATGTCGCCGCGCTCGATGCCGTACGTGACCACCTGCGACCCTTGCGATTTTGCGAACGGCACCAGACGCACGCCGTAATCGTCGTCGGCGTTCAGGATGGCGGCGCGCGGCGGCTCCGCTCCGCAGCCGGCGAACAGGGATTTCTTGGCTTCGAAGTAGTCGTCGAAGTCGC
This genomic stretch from Terriglobales bacterium harbors:
- the murD gene encoding UDP-N-acetylmuramoyl-L-alanine--D-glutamate ligase, translated to MDVNNQRILVVGLGKSGVASALFLKARGARVTVSDAKTEEELRQEIPALLDAGIAVEAGGHGERTFRDQDLIVVSPGVPVDVPQLEQARALGVPVIGEVELASRFLAGHIVAITGSNGKTTTTALTGEVISWGGYETLVGGNIGTPAISLVADCTSDTYVVLEISSFQLETIHSFHPEIAVVLNVSPDHLDRHRSFENYVAAKARIFENQKESDFAVLNFDDPTCRDLARKTRARVRWFSRKSEVEAGAWAADGKIWWRDDENDRQEIMPVSGIPLKGAHNLENVLAAACCGRIVSAEPRRVASAVSEFKAVEHRLEYVATLNGVEFYNDSKATNVDAAIKALESFPGGIHIILGGKDKGSDYSVLAPLLKERARRVYTIGAAAEKIERQIAGAADVLRAETLENAVRRAAEAASPGEIVLLAPACASFDQFQNYEHRGRVFKEAVAALEARAKGPAAATIPGEGGAQAHG
- a CDS encoding UDP-N-acetylmuramoyl-L-alanyl-D-glutamate--2,6-diaminopimelate ligase encodes the protein MTFRQLLDGVETLAQRGNPEITGLQYDSRRISPGDLFVAMRGETTDGNRFIEDAIACGAVAVVSDTTESAPHPGIAWAHVPHGRQALAGLAANFYGRPAVRMKLTGITGTNGKTTTAFLAEAMLGAMGRTAALIGTVEYHVGPEVLPAPHTTPEPLEIHALLDRASRHGASEMVMEVSSHALAQQRVYGLPFDVAVFTNLTRDHLDYHRDFDDYFEAKKSLFAGCGAEPPRAAILNADDDYGVRLVPFAKSQGSQVVTYGIERGDIRAMRIELRPQGTAFVLSTPRGDVAVTSSLIGRVNVYNILAAAAAAIARGCSLEAVRRGAAAVRRVPGRFESVDCGQPFAVVVDYAHTDDALRNLTSLARSFVTREGRTGRVITLFGCGGDRDRTKRPLMGEAAGRGSDFVILTSDNPRSEDPLAIINDALVGLQKTGTRHVVEPDRRRAIARALAEARPGDIVLIAGKGHERVQVSAAGSLPFDDVEVAREALHAAGFAPQGMEATAAGGRP
- the ftsW gene encoding putative lipid II flippase FtsW, which encodes MAKRVSVDKTLFTATLLLVFSGLVMVFSASAVMAAERFGSPYHFLFRQMAWATAGLAAMVALMHVDYRRLRHPAVVFSLLGLTTLLLVAVFFLDRTANTHRWIRLGAFSFQPSELAKPALILYLAWFLETRLRALDDWRNTLLPATVPILLFAALIVKQPDLGTAIVVVLIAAVLLFLAGLRLRYFGIAAAASLVPLYFLVFRVKWRYERILAFLDPYSDPLGRGFHVIQSLIAVGAGGVFGTGLMEGKQKLFYLPEPHTDFIFAVAAEETGLVGALILLALITVFLYRGIRCANAASEPFARLLAAGITAMVAVQAFLNISVVLGLMPTKGIPLPLVSYGGSSLFVTLASIGVLLNITQHTD
- the murG gene encoding undecaprenyldiphospho-muramoylpentapeptide beta-N-acetylglucosaminyltransferase, whose product is MDTPRIVIAGGGTGGHVIPALAIARVLKEEHGAELLFIGTARGIETRLVPAAGFDLELIDVGPLKNVTLATRLSTSLGLPRAILRSRRLVRSFRAQAVLGVGGYASGPAMLAAVMAGIPCVAFESNVVPGFANRLVARWVTAAAVQFPETARHFRNAHITGTPVRKEFFSLGSREGTGSPTLLVFGGSQGAAPLNRVMMEAAALLNRNIPGLRVLHQTGERDFEAVLAAYERAGPNSVVSRFIERMWEAFAEADLLLCRSGASTVAEVAAAGRPAIFVPFPRAADDHQHRNAEALSKAGAAVLLPQSELTAHRLVETVRDLLADRARLRSMSEAARRLAHHDAAGAIARLVMTAAGR
- the murF gene encoding UDP-N-acetylmuramoyl-tripeptide--D-alanyl-D-alanine ligase encodes the protein MKLSLQRVAEFTAATGEFDPAAVAEGYSIDSRTVKPGELFFAVKGERLDGHDFVAQALAAGAVAAVVSRAKVSEFSARSRLLVVEDTLAALQALAASARRTWGGPLVAVTGSTGKTTTKEAIAALLSLKFRVMKSEGNLNNHFGLPLQLLRLEPEHQVAVVELAMSHRGEIAALGRISRPDLGVVTNVAPVHLGFFASVAEIARAKYELIESLPASGVAVLNADDEYVSRFGRDFAGRVVTFALNHPADVRAEAVEDLGLRGSRFEVVAGGARCSASLPLLGRHSIYNALAAVAVALERGIPLDDIARALASLQAGEKRGQVLELAGATVVNDCYNSNPRALDAMVDTLAGISARRRIVVAGEMLELGSSAAELHRRCGAHLAQAGIDVLIGVRGNAEHIVAGARAAGVEASFLTTPEEAGEWLAREVVAGDVVLLKASRGVRLEKALEVWQARREAAATTG
- the mraY gene encoding phospho-N-acetylmuramoyl-pentapeptide-transferase; its protein translation is MLYWLLYQQLFEYFSPFRLFRYLTFRTAFASLTALAITLIIGPAVIRRLRQFQIGQYIREEGPQAHQKKAGTPTMGGVLITIAVVVPTLLWADLSNKFIWIAVVATLAFAAIGFADDYLKVVHHRNLGLTGRTKLTLQILVSVMVAVALVLLRARGEYSTVLLVPFFKNLRPDMAIPPLLSDPHLWPLAYLPFIAFVALVIVGSSNAVNLTDGLDGLAIGCSVIAAGALAVLSYVSGHAVFASYLELQRIPQIHELTIFCGAMVGACIGFLWYNAHPAEIFMGDVGSLALGGAIGTVAVLIKQELLLPFIGGIFVIEALSVILQVASYKTRKKRIFKMAPLHHHFELLGWSESKIIVRFWISSLVFALFALTTLKLR